The nucleotide window TTACCGCTTCGCTATGTTACAGTTCTCAATTGGACACCTCATAACCATTTTGATAAAACTAACTAATTTATTATTCGAtgacaaaattaaaatcttgTGAGGAACAGACGTCGAAAATAACAGCAACGGATGATAACAGCTCCAAATGTGAGATTTCAATTACGTCGGCTTAATTTACTTGGGGTGAGCTAGGGAGAATTTTGACCgaaaaaaactgtaaaaagCGTAGACCTAAATTTCACTTTCTACCGAAATTTTAACCTCAAAGCATGAAGATAATACCATAGGTCTATACTTCATGCCCAATGTAGACTAAGGATAGATAAATTATATACGAGGGGTCGTCGTTCGTCGACTCTTTTCTAGGGTGAACCTCGGGAAGTTTTTCcgtattttcctttttttctatttccgtGATTTCTCAAAATACCGCAAATTTCCGCAATTCCCGTACTTTTCCCTAAATTTCCGcgatttccctatttttccgTGATTTCTCTATTTTTCCGCGATTTCTACTATTATCCACCGGATAAACCCAAAATAAATCCACCGGATAAACCAAGAGAAAATGCATAATGGaatcaaattaaagaaaatgatttcattttattttgtttataatATCAAGCCACATTTATGGTTAAAAAATCGGGGTAGGCGGGCAGAATAAGGTATAATCGGGGTTGTAATTGGGGCAATCGGgtcgaaatactcgatcgaAAGGTTTTACCATAAATCGATTGgttgcaatcggggttgcattGCTGATTACGTACCCCGATTGAGCCCCAAAACCCCGCACTAATGCCCCAAAATGTGAACCCCGATTGGCcagtgttgtcaaaatcaaatgaaaaaaaagatttaaatctAAAGCAAATCATTTCGCCAATATTGCCAAAATCTAAAtcttaaatcaaatcaaataattttcTAGAATCGATTTGAATCgcaatttaaatcataaatcaaaatcatgaaaaaaatgatttaaattgatttcgatttttaaaaagacaaacgacagtatgtagaaaaactagttaaatgtgaaatagattgcccattataattaattaattaattattataacGAAGGGCAcagtttttcgataacaacggCTTCCACTACCCACATttgttgtggaataaaaaatgggcaatctatttcacatttaactagtttttctacatactgtcgtttgtctttttcatcaagTCCCTGTGCATAGTCACTTAATTCACAGATTGTTATTAtgggctcccttatcagcccgccagtttcctctataacatccatttgtctgctacagaaagtaaacacgtctacaaaaaaattaataataaataaagtacagtctatatcgaggtcaaataaaaattacaagattacctgataacgaaggaatttcgtaatccaattatgaatggaacggaagataatttcaatggaaaaaattaaaactaaaactacaacgggcgaaactccgtaagccgaaTAGAATTaatgcctcattttctcacaatcgatacgcgaaattggcaacaacttttgggaaaaaatccgagagggggagttaactcTCGGaatttttcccaaaagttgttgccaatttcgcgtatcgattgtgagaaaatgaggcaagatatcgatttaagtgccccataaccgtaactgccacctatgaattgagttttaagggttgttaagaaatctcttcatgctcttacttttttcacactaattaattaagccactttttgtttactttctgaagtacagacgacgaaaatgagcgaaaacagcgaaaacgtaatacatcacaagttcacaacacagccgctgtggcgctttcgttatgggacagaaagactttcaggccaaaaaggcaatgggagggcccgccataagcgtggctacaccagtattctattactctgctggTGTGatcgtgtccaattttttttcacaatttcatcgaactggcaactttggacgttagccaactctgtTAACGTTGAGCTTGGAAGCAGAAGCATTGAAATGATTTCACGGTATTGTTTGTTAACTAGTTAACTACAACCTACAAGTTAACCAGTTAAGGGACAAAGATGCACACCTTTGGAACAGACTTTCGGATCAGGCGACCAGCAGAGAAATAAAACACAGACAAAGGAATAGTGGAAATTTCTGTGGAAAAGTATCGTGAGTGTCAAAATAGTCGCGAATAGCTTTAACTAATAATAGGAATGCCGGCGATTGTTTTGGAAAAACCGAAACTGAGCAGACCAATGTGGAATTCCCTGAAATCCCACATAATTAGAGAAAGACAGAGAAAAAAGCAAGGTAATCGTATATTGGCCTGGAACCAACTTGCAGTTGTAAAGCAGTTACTTTGTTTTGGAATAAGTTCTGAAAGGAGTTGTTATTGCTTGTAACAGAACAGGAAGCAGATGCTGAGGTAGAGCGTCAACGAAGAGAACGAGAAGATCAACAGAAAGAACAAGAAATGACTTTAGAAGAAACAAAGGAACAGGTTGCTCAATCAGAATCCAAACTTTCACAGTTGAAAGAAGACAAACACCAATTATTTCTTCAGCTCAAAAAAGTCCTTAATGAGGATGATACCAGAAGAAAAATTAAGGAGTCCAGTTTTAAGTATGCAACTCCTCATGTTTTCCTTTgctttaaatttaaaatgttggTCACAGAACTTTGGTCAACAGGTTTTTATCAATAGCAAATCCAAAATGGTCTCTGTCTTAGTGTTGTGGGTGTCTTTTCTTGTCTCAGTTGTTAATGACCATAGTATTTTTCATAACTTTTAAAAACTACTGGTTTAAACTGAAAATTTGTTTGGTTCCTGGATAAAGTCTTAAATGAGTCTTAACCTCAACAGTGATATGATGCTGTTTCATCCTTATCAACCTGGAACTCCTCTAGTACATCCTAGTACCCATGGTTCTTTGTACATGCATCCCAATCTTGCTACTCCAAGGCCAGTATTCAATGGAGGGAAAGAAGAATCCATCTTGAATTTGCACGGAGTACCACCTTCGTCACTTTATGGACAGTCAGTGAATATGGTCCCTTCTCTAGGACATCAGATTCAAACTAGTCAGAAGAGATCCCGGAGTCCCTCGCCCCCTCCTCAGCTATATCATTCATACAAACCACCGTCCCTTTCCCCTTACAATCCAAGTAAAATGCTCagcctttttttaaatttttattattattaattaaaatCCTGATTGCAATATATTTCTTGATAGAAGGGACCGGTAGTCCGTATGGAGGGAGCCCTGCAGTCCCGGGTAGCATCTTCTATACACACTCCGTTTCAGTAAGTGCTGCTCATAGCGCAGCAAGTGGCGGCTACCAGCTGCCACCAGGGTCGATGTACAGCTACCCCACTCACTCGTCTTCCTCACGTCCAACATATTCTGTTCAGACACCTGTGTCATCTAAAGATGATGCTTCTTCTGCTCCTAAGCATCATTCAGCTGTATATGTCGGGCAAGGAAATGTTCTACCTCAGAATCCTCAAAGAAGTAAGGGTTGGTTTCCTATCTTTTTAGATTCTAATTTGGGGAAAAACATTAAGGatggaaaacaaagaaataaaaaagggagaTCAGCAAACTTATTGTGTTTATCAAACTAATGAATGCAACTAGAAGTTTGGTAAGACAAACTCAAAACGTACTTATAATTTACGTATAATTTTTCAGGTGTCCCACCGAGGAATTCTGGACCTTCGCTAAATCAAGGTTTGTACCATATTGATATTCTGTTCTTCTTTTGCTGTGGAGATATGTTATGTACTGAtcaatatttgattttatttattatttttttttttaggatacCACCATCAGCCTGTTGAACATATGCTTGGCAAAAATCCTAGTACTTATGGATCTacagaacaagaaaaatactTTATTTCACCTTCTCATGGTTCTGCTTCAAACGTGTCGTCAAACGCTGGTGGTGCCCAATCAGCTAGTGGGTTACGTCCTCACGCTGGGCTATTGGCACCAATACCAGTGCAGGGTACATCGCATCCATCTGGGATTCCGATTCAGCAGCAAAACCATACGTCAAAGAGTGGTAGCATTATTACAGGAAATCCGTTACGACCTCCGCCGTCATCTGGGTCCTACCATTCTGTTGCTCCTGCACCGAACGTGagtagaattttttcttaaaacaacTCAGTAGCAGCCACGTGTTCGGTCTAAATTTTATCAAACTGAAGTTTATTAAACTTAGCAAATTTCATGAAATACCGTGTAAGAATAGGTTACGTATTAGTAAATGGCAAATATATACGAAAACGTTTGGTATTTCGCCTATTCTAACATGAACTCTAATTTAACTAgtattatttttctctttctttcttatggCAAACCGTAATTTTtacgtgtttttgtttttgttatatttttcctattttcagttgtttttatttttttatttattttttgttttctattttcctgtTTTAAAGCGGCATTAAAGAAAACTAATTAGGAATGTGTACAGATGGTGAAATACTGTCATGACTTGCACGAATGATTTTTTAACATCCCATAATGTTTTGCCGTCGAAATTTTTGTGGATAACGTCCGAAATAGTTTTTCTGTTCTTCCCCTTTCCAGTGATACAAAAAGCAGGGAGATTTTAGCTAGGTTAATTTCAAACATGGTCTAATGAAATACCAAAAGCAATCAAATAGCTTGATTGTTAATCGCCGCTAGAAACCACTGCCATCAAAGCTCTTTGGGGGGGATTACAACTTTGTTTAAAATAAGATTTGTGAATCAaattaaaagatttaaaaCTTCGTTCTCCTCCAGAATGTGGGTTCGCTATATAATGtcttataaaatttttaattgatcATTATCGGCttaattgatttattttccttcGTACTTTATGTAGCACCAGTCGTAAATGTTTCAGCTCTTCGTTGTTTTGCTATCTTTGTTCAACTTTACCATCTTTGCGCTTGACACGAACAGCAAAACGCTAGTCCTTGAGCAGATTTAAATTTCGGTTCGTATGGCTAACAGTATAGTTTGAGAAAGTTACTTTTACTAACTTAGCGGCTGTGTTGTTCTAGAAAAAGACGTTTTCGTACTGCTGCACCTAGAAGCAGATAAGCTGCTTTTAAAATAATCTTCTAGGTCAATTCAGAATCTATCCAACAAGGTTCATACGGCAAAGGCATTTACCGATGCAAGTTCTTCCGTGATTCGATTAATTGTTTTGATAGAATTCGTAGttcgtaattattttttactgtGATCTTTTAAATTTACCTGGTTCATGTTAATGCTTTAGTAGCCTTCGTAAAAAATAGCGGCTTGGTTCATTCTGAATGTTATGCGGCCTCTACTTTATTTCAAACAAGAGCTATGTTGTATTACGAATTATTTTGTGGGATTCCATTGACTTATACGTGCTTCATTAGCTATGGCTTAAGTGTATCTAAAATAATtgtaattttgtgttttcagGCGCAAAACAACCGCCAAGCCAATACTCAGGGTGGGGGACAATCTTGCCACCCTACTCGCTACTATGGAAATCCGAGCTAGGAGAACATTTTCGCTTTTGTATTTATACGCACCACATGATCTTAGTTTGTTGCTCACCATACTTCAATTCTTCTCTGTGTCTGTTGCTACATTCCTTCTAAATTGGTGTATCTgggattttattattaatcgtATCATACACTCGCATACACctgaaatgaataaataattcCAAGTGTAATCCTATAATGCGCTGCTTTCGGAATTACAAGTGTTCACCATGTAACATTCCAAGTTAAAAATACGGAACCAGACATGCAATTTACCATGCCAAATGTTATTTATCAGATTTGCCAATGGATAGTGCATGGCGGGAAAAAGGCATCCCTCGCATAGGTGCGCAATTGCATGCATTGCAGTTGCTCGACCTTGAATGTGTAGACACTTTATTTTACTCAGCCTCTTCATAGCAATTAAGAGAAAAGGTAATGAAAAACGCCCCCTTTACCCAAAATCCTTCAGACTCTTGTCAGCTCTTGCATAGAACagtcagtaaaaaaaaaaaaaaaaaaaaaattggaatgtCTCGTTCGAACTCAGATTCAAATTTGTCGAGTCCTATTtcaagctctttttcaagTGCTTCGAGTTCAAGTTCCACGTCAGGTTCCAACTACCGTCGGAAACGCCCCAGTATGAAAAGTACGACAGTCGCCCCACCAGCTTACAGGATCAGGTCGAACAAGTCCTGCCAGCCCAACAAGATCAGGGGAACGAGCATGGGGATGACGACGATCGAAGCGACAGTGATAACCAACAGCAGCAACCAACAAACGCGGGTGATGTAATAAAGTTCAAAATATCCCGTGAAAAAGGCAAAAGTTTGCGTAAGCTAATCAAACTTGGATTACCTAGTACCTAAGCTAGGGCTCTCAGAAATCGCTTTAGCCCTAAGTTTAAAGGAGAGAAATTCAGGCTGTGTGTTCCCGAACTAGATGACTCCTTCTACGATCGCCTCAAGACAGTGAAACGTTCGGCGGCTTCGAAAGAGAAAATTGATTCCCGGGAGCAGGGACCCAAACCTCTGAAAAATATCTGTTTCTCTGACCATTCTGTTTCAGATACTTTGAAAACCGAAATGTCTGTTTTTGATTTCGGTTCTCACCTTAACACAAAGAGAATTGGCTGCTTCTTTTCGGATATCGTGGTTTCAGTAGAAGGATAGGAAGAGTGGcgtttttttcatgaaaagtGGGGGGTAGGGCCTACACCATCCctgtaaaaaacaataacagaaGGCAGAAATAGAGGTAATACGGGCTTGCggtatataagaaaaataaggGAGGTATAAGGCAAGATCGTTCCGATGAAGCCGTTTCTTACGCCGTTTCCTTAGCCGTTTCTTAAGGTGACGCAATATAGACCTATCCTTAAAAAACAGCTGATAATATTgtatgaaacagaaaaaaggggTAAAAAACGCTTCTCTTTCGGTGGtctatttgcatatttttcgattttctgtttgggtttttctttGTGGCCAAAACAGGGGAGCGGGTTAAAATACCggtatttttctgttgttttttcatcgtTTCGATACGCTGCCCGGGAGGCGGATTGGTGCTCCGTTCAATTCAAAGTGTTAGATGTGGTGAGACCTATGCTTTTCATTTGGCAGACGAGCAAAGTGAGCGTGATAAAGAAGGCAGCCAAAACAGCCATCCGTTTGTGGTCCCATGCCCATTTTTCCCAACAGCGCTTCGTCGGCATAGTATTCTGAAACAAGCAAACCCCAACCATCTATCCTTActgaaaaaagagaagaatttCAGCGTGGCTGAGTACGAGGACCTATTTAACGACGCTTTCCATGAGGTGATGGTCAAAGCTGCTAGAGACGCAAAACGCCTTGAAATCAGCATCAGCGACTGGCTGCAGTGGCGGGCCGAATCCTCGCCCTGAAAGGGGTTTTCGTGGCGACCAGTTCTTCCGAGGAAGTCATAGCTCCAACCCTGGATCGCACAAACTGGGCAGCTCTTCGGCTCGGGGACTTCAAGGTGGATCTCAGCTGCAAAATCCAAGGTACaatatcctgcacaaaaatccgaacagcgatttaaatgttaaaagccatctattggcggggttaggtttttttttttaattttttaaataagtagggtagacggggtgaggacacgacagggcagggtttaGAAAGTCTTCaccttggtttttttttttattccggGACGAGTTCACAGTCAATTGCCTTTCATCAAATGTGGTCAACTTGTTGTTGGCAGGAGTCTGTCCTGCCACACAAGCTACTTACCAGTCCACCTGGGCGGCTTGGGGTGATTGGTGTTTACAACGGGGTTTCAATCCCTTTTCgaatgatttaaataatatATTGGAATTTCTATCTAACCTGTTCACTCTAGGCAAAGCTTACAGCAGTATTAACATGGCCCGCTCTATGCTGTCCGGCACTCTATCCCCCATCGACAGCCAACCGGTGGGCCAACATTACTTTGTCATGAAACTTATGAAGGGGATCTATAATTCTAAGCCACCCGAACCAAGGTACTCTTCCACATGGAGCATAGATCTAGTTACAAtttactttaaaaattttcatcCCAACTCTGAACTGAGTCTGTCGGTGATTTATCATAGATTGGCCGTCCTGTTGGCACTTACCTCCATGCTTAGGGTTTCAGAGCTGGCTGCGATTGACCGACAATCAGTGGTAATCGACAGTGATAAAGCGCTTTTTTGTCTGACCAAACCACGCAAGGCTCAGAAGGAGGGAGTTCTACACACCATAGTTATAAAGAAGTTTTAAGATAATTCTAAATTGTGCCCGGTAGACTGTCTAGGGTTTTATTTGCTCCGGATGGACCAGTTAAGAAACGAGGAGGACAGCAGACCTCTCTTCATTGCGACAATCAAACCACACAAACCGGTAACAGGGTCCTCTATAGGTAGATGGATTAAGATTGTTTTAGATGAAGAAGGTGTTGACCCATCCAAATTCAAAGCGCACTCAACGCAGGGCGCGGCGGCGTCCAAAGCGGTTAGATCGGGGATTCCGGTCGACATAATACTTAAAACGGCGCATTGGTCAAGAGAGGCTATCTTTACCAAATTTCACTCCAGGGAAGTGGCATCGGAAAATATATCCGAGGTAGTCCTCGGTACAGAAGACGATATTGCAGATAACTAATGCTTTAAAATCACATTCAAGGTCGAGCAACTGCAATGCATGTGTTACACACGTTCACGTGCAGTGGAACGTCGTAACAGAAAAGATGAGGGATGGAGGgtgaaaataatgaagatgaaaatgacGGGTGGGATGAGAACAACTGTATTCTTTGTTAGAAAAGTGAGGGAGGACACAGTTCTCCGCTGACGTGGTTTaaagagatagagagagacTGGGGGTACTTTATTACTCGATTACTAGGCCaatactaaaaataaaaagggggcaagggcttcttaacattaaaataaattaagagggcccttgccacctacaatcctgcctgtgagggcagcaccgtaggtgacagcgggcccacctgtccacaggtaccaacaaaaaaaaaaaacaaacaaacaaaacagaataCATCAAGTACCAATTGACAAAGGAaaacaggaaacaaaaaaaaacttacaaaGGGAGAATAAACAAAGGAGAAAAGTCTTCTGTTGTCTCCACCTCGCCACGTTTAGAGGCCACGTCTACGTCTATTCAGGGATGATTCCCTGGTACACCCGTCTCGGTGCGCAGAGGATCTGATGGTGGTCATTGGTCCCGCACATGGCACAGAAGCGCGGGTGGGGACAATCGGCCAACTCCAAATGACCGGCGACGGACAGCGGGAGAAAACAGCCAAAACATCTGTGCTGTGCGAATGGCAGCTCCATCCGCTCCCGGTTAGTCTGCAGCATGAAGCCATCACATTCCAGGATCTTGCGGCCGTAGGACACCATGCCCGGCTGGTTGAGGTGGGTCCTCAGGAAATACACGATCgtcggggtgtgacggggcGCGACAAACTGTGGGGCGTCCGGCTGAACTTCTgctgctttcttcttttattttaacagGGATCCAATAAAGCTGCTAAGAATGGTTTCCCGTTCAGAAATGAAGTGGACCTGCAcgtttttttatgtctttgGAGTTTTCTTCTAGTTCTTGGTCGAGTTGAACAATGGCCCATTGGTGGGCCAAAACCACGCCGATAGCCGCCGTTCGGATCCTCAGTAGGTCTTGtcgatgaagatgaagattggCCGCACACTCATCTTCACGTTCACGGGAAtttttcaacttttctttGATGGATGAGACGGATGGAGACAGATTTTTAGCCATGATGTTGAGTCGGCAATGGTCACTTTGGTGTTGATAGTGCGAGAGTTTAAGGGAAACTGTCGTCTAATATTCGTAaaggactaaacagtttccctaagcgGTTTCCTGTAGGCGACATAAtttgcctttgccctttgaactaGGTATAGGTGGCGTTGCCATTGGAAATTTTACAATGGGATTTTTAGGGTTTACAATTTTTACATGGTTACATATGACTATATAAACCAATTTTACACTTTACAGTTTTGAcacttgacatttttttttacattggaCAATTTtaaagtttatacttctttttTAACCAGATTTgactatttacattaaatttgACCTAACGACCTCGATTTTTACTCagatgacccaattttttcaccttctacgtaaacgtcctgctctttggccgtagccataacacagagcctagtcactggacgaatacaggggtttttgtggtttctgatttgcacttttaccactcgtacaaGGGGAGGACTTCTATCACctttcccaacggccactgtccacgtagggtattcggctcaatgacgagtactaggtcCCCGACGCtaacgtttggccgattttcagACCATTTCCTcctttccgtcaggtgtggaacgtattcacgaagccatctgttccaaaaatgttgtatgatggcctggctttagaggaattgttttgctgtgacgtccatgttctcagcatctcccaactttagcggcacgtagggacgggctcctccatgaagaaagtgattcggtgTTAACGGGTCGGGATCTtctggatccatgctgaggtgggttAATGGCCGAGCGTTTAGAAGGTCCGCTACTTCCGCGATCACCGTTCGTAGGACCCTATCGGTAACTAAACGATTTCATACGCTGACTTTCATGGCCCGTTTGCACGACTGCACAATTCTCTCACAAACTCCACCAAAATGTGGTCCGTGAGGgggagagaaatgccactgAATCTGTTGAAACGCCATCTTTGATTGTAGCTCTTTGTGTCGTTCTACCAATTCCGTTAGAGCCTGACGGAGTTCTTTCTCTCCAACGACGAGGTTGGTTCCATTGTCACTGTAGacaacgttcggctttccacgtagaCTCGCGAACCGGGTAAAGCTtagcatgaattcttcgagactgaggccgtcggagacttctaggtgaacggctctagttgttaggcacgtaaacaggcatacccaaTGTTTCTCGTGTCTGCGTCCTCTTCCACCAACTCGTACTGTTAAGGGGCCGTAGTAATCGACTCCCGTGTAGGTGAAAGGTGGATGATAGGGAGTGAGCCGATGTACTGGTAATGACGTCATGAGCGGAGGAACCGGCTTTGACGATCTACGTTTGCAAGGCCAGCAACTGTTGACAActgatttgatgacgttacgtccagaaattatccagtaacgtgtacGTAAATCCGCcagcaatctttcagatttgaAGTGGAGATTCCGCGTATGATGTTCCCATACAATGCGCTGCGTCAcgagttgatcggctggaagtaggatgggatgctttgtggaataGTCAATTGGAGCCTGTAGAATACGCCCACCTACTCGTAGCTGCCCTGCCTCATCCAGGAAAGGGCTGAACGAGCGTAATTTCGATTTCAGAGGTAACTCTAAGCTCTTTTTTAAAGCGTGGATTTCTTTCGCAAATGCCAGCTTTTGAGTACGTTTAACGCAGATTGTGAGGGGCGTCGACATTTCTTCGACCTTCAATTCTCCCACGGTTGGCTTGCAACTTATCGTCTTAGCTCTGGCGTTTGTCACGAACCTcctgcaccaagcgataaccCTCTGGATCCTCAGCAGACTAGAATACCTTCTTACgcagtcatcaatcgggtggttttcgtcctccgttttgacggcgaagactcgaattacgtttacgtcaCTTTCCTCCGGCTCtgcgatctcttcccaaatatcccactccgacggatcgagtttcaggaatGATGGACCttcgtggaatttcaccaactcgtcgaAGTTCTTCGGGTCGATGCCTcgactacacaggtccgcGGGATTTTTAATTCCtgaaacgtgacgccattgtcttcgatttGTGTTCCGAAGGATCTTGCCAATTCGATTGTTAACGAatgtttcaaatcggcaagtgcgggaatggatccaacgtaaaACGGTTTGCGAGTCGGTGTGGAAAGTAACTTCCTGTATGTCGATTTCCAGCTCCCGACAAATTACGAGGGCGATGTTTAGGCCTTCCACAGCAGCATGCAGCTCCAATCTTGGTATCGTGAGgccttttactggtgttacgtgcgttttagccatgacgaaggatacgttgatcgactTGTCCTCGAAGACGAAGCGGAAATACGCCACAGCTCCAtatccttttgtgcttgcatctAGGGATATGGCATCATGCGGCAACTAGGGGCGCgttgtttttctacttgaaaacCATGCAAATTTAGGTAGCCTTTGTCTCTAAATGCGCGAAATCTCACAAAGAATGGCGCATACCCGCGCCCCTAGTTGCCGAATGTATAACAATTGTTCTGACaggaaaaaatcagaaaatgacacatagcctgccacggaaaaattaattaccaaaAAGGGATTTAAGTTTAAGCATAATAAGTGGCCGGAATGAGTAGGTTACGTATTTTTACACATACAAAGCCTAGTTAGCCTTTGATAGTATTATATTtggtatattttaaaaaacgataaaaaagacacgtagtgccataaaaaaagcacggcggaaaaactcgcgttcggatacttgtgcactgatatgccggctagcggctacaagtcataaaaattaaaaaaaaatttgtttagatacctttatctattattagatcacaaaattattttcatttacttAAGTGGATTTTttaaccctttttttctcaatcgcgctaagcgcgcgtccgtcatttgaacccatgctaaaatggtccgaaaacgcgaagtgttcggatacttttCGCACCTTCTgtatatttttggaaacgccggtatttacatggcgtttatggggagaaaagtgttgtacctaatcatgtgaacgatactt belongs to Daphnia magna isolate NIES linkage group LG1, ASM2063170v1.1, whole genome shotgun sequence and includes:
- the LOC116932805 gene encoding G protein pathway suppressor 2 isoform X1; this translates as MPAIVLEKPKLSRPMWNSLKSHIIRERQRKKQEQEADAEVERQRREREDQQKEQEMTLEETKEQVAQSESKLSQLKEDKHQLFLQLKKVLNEDDTRRKIKESSFNDMMLFHPYQPGTPLVHPSTHGSLYMHPNLATPRPVFNGGKEESILNLHGVPPSSLYGQSVNMVPSLGHQIQTSQKRSRSPSPPPQLYHSYKPPSLSPYNPKGTGSPYGGSPAVPGSIFYTHSVSVSAAHSAASGGYQLPPGSMYSYPTHSSSSRPTYSVQTPVSSKDDASSAPKHHSAVYVGQGNVLPQNPQRSVPPRNSGPSLNQGYHHQPVEHMLGKNPSTYGSTEQEKYFISPSHGSASNVSSNAGGAQSASGLRPHAGLLAPIPVQGTSHPSGIPIQQQNHTSKSGSIITGNPLRPPPSSGSYHSVAPAPNAQNNRQANTQGGGQSCHPTRYYGNPS
- the LOC116932805 gene encoding G protein pathway suppressor 2 isoform X2, yielding MTLEETKEQVAQSESKLSQLKEDKHQLFLQLKKVLNEDDTRRKIKESSFNDMMLFHPYQPGTPLVHPSTHGSLYMHPNLATPRPVFNGGKEESILNLHGVPPSSLYGQSVNMVPSLGHQIQTSQKRSRSPSPPPQLYHSYKPPSLSPYNPKGTGSPYGGSPAVPGSIFYTHSVSVSAAHSAASGGYQLPPGSMYSYPTHSSSSRPTYSVQTPVSSKDDASSAPKHHSAVYVGQGNVLPQNPQRSVPPRNSGPSLNQGYHHQPVEHMLGKNPSTYGSTEQEKYFISPSHGSASNVSSNAGGAQSASGLRPHAGLLAPIPVQGTSHPSGIPIQQQNHTSKSGSIITGNPLRPPPSSGSYHSVAPAPNAQNNRQANTQGGGQSCHPTRYYGNPS